The following coding sequences lie in one Xanthomonas hortorum pv. pelargonii genomic window:
- a CDS encoding aspartate aminotransferase family protein, translated as MDSQALKTLQQLDAAHHLHPFNDNAALADKGTRILTRGQGVYVWDADGNKLLDAFGGLWCVNVGYGRKELAQAAARQMEQLAYYNSFFQCTTEPTIHLAAKLAELTPGDLNHAFFANSGSEANDTILRLVRHFWAVQGQPEKRIFIGRHDGYHGTTMAGASLGGMKGMHKQGGLPIPDIHHIAPPYHFGDGGEMDPEEYGLLAARRLEEKILQLGPENVAAFIGEPIMGAIGVYIPPRSYWPEIERICRRYDVLLVADEVICGFGRTGAWFGADYFGFQPDVMTLAKGITSGYIPLAAAMFNDRVAGVLKTHGGELAHGGTYSGHPVCAAVALENLRLLQDEGIVETARTQIAPYLAQRWAELGEHRLVGEARIAGLVGALELVPDKRQRGTYFPERGRVGALCRDFAPKRGLILRATYDAMLLSPPLIITCEQVDELFDKAWAALEDTAQALGR; from the coding sequence ATGGATTCGCAAGCACTGAAGACCTTGCAGCAACTCGATGCCGCCCATCACCTGCACCCGTTCAACGACAACGCAGCATTGGCCGACAAGGGCACGCGCATCCTGACGCGCGGGCAGGGCGTGTATGTGTGGGATGCGGACGGCAACAAGTTGCTGGATGCGTTCGGCGGTTTGTGGTGCGTGAATGTGGGCTACGGGCGCAAGGAGCTCGCGCAGGCGGCGGCGCGGCAGATGGAGCAGTTGGCGTACTACAACAGCTTCTTTCAGTGCACCACCGAGCCCACCATCCATCTGGCCGCCAAGCTGGCCGAGCTCACGCCGGGCGATTTGAATCATGCGTTCTTCGCCAACTCCGGCTCGGAGGCCAACGACACCATCCTGCGGCTGGTGCGGCACTTCTGGGCGGTGCAGGGGCAGCCGGAAAAACGCATCTTCATCGGCCGCCACGACGGCTATCACGGCACCACCATGGCTGGCGCCAGCCTGGGTGGCATGAAAGGCATGCACAAGCAGGGCGGCTTGCCGATTCCCGATATCCACCACATCGCCCCGCCGTATCACTTCGGCGATGGCGGTGAGATGGATCCCGAAGAATACGGGCTGCTGGCAGCGCGCCGCTTGGAAGAAAAGATTCTGCAGCTCGGCCCCGAGAACGTGGCAGCCTTCATCGGCGAGCCGATCATGGGTGCGATCGGGGTCTACATCCCGCCGCGCAGTTACTGGCCGGAAATCGAGCGCATCTGCCGGCGCTACGATGTGCTGCTGGTCGCCGACGAAGTGATCTGCGGCTTCGGGCGTACCGGTGCCTGGTTCGGTGCGGATTACTTCGGCTTCCAGCCCGATGTGATGACGCTCGCCAAGGGCATCACCTCCGGCTATATCCCGTTGGCGGCAGCGATGTTCAACGATCGCGTGGCCGGTGTGCTCAAGACGCACGGCGGCGAGCTGGCGCATGGCGGCACCTATTCCGGGCATCCGGTGTGTGCGGCGGTGGCGTTGGAGAATCTGCGCCTGCTGCAGGACGAAGGCATCGTGGAGACCGCGCGCACGCAGATTGCACCGTATCTGGCACAGCGCTGGGCCGAGCTTGGCGAGCATCGCCTGGTGGGCGAGGCACGCATCGCCGGGCTGGTCGGCGCACTGGAACTGGTGCCGGACAAGCGCCAGCGCGGCACGTATTTCCCCGAGCGCGGGCGGGTGGGGGCGCTGTGCCGCGACTTCGCACCAAAGCGCGGGCTGATCCTGCGCGCCACCTATGACGCCATGCTGCTGTCGCCACCGTTGATCATCACCTGCGAGCAGGTCGATGAGCTGTTCGACAAGGCGTGGGCGGCGCTGGAAGACACCGCGCAGGCGCTGGGCAGATGA